The Siniperca chuatsi isolate FFG_IHB_CAS linkage group LG9, ASM2008510v1, whole genome shotgun sequence genome includes a region encoding these proteins:
- the rab13 gene encoding ras-related protein Rab-13 isoform X1, translating into MAKKYDFLFKLLLIGDSGVGKTCLIIRLAEDNFNSTYISTIGIDFKVKTIEVDGKKVKLQVWDTAGQERFKTITTAYYRGAMGIILVYDITDEKSFENIQNWMKSIKELFIRQEDLMNASAGVSRMLLGNKCDIEAKRKVSKETGEKLAKDHGIRFFETSAKSSINVEESFLSLARDILQKSSKKTGPTGREVKITSSTEKKSSKCVLL; encoded by the exons ATGGCGAAAAAGtatgattttcttttcaaattgtTACTCATCGGGGACAGCGGAGTGGGCAAAACATGTCTGATCATTCGTTTAGCTGAGGACAATTTCAACTCCACATACATTTCCACCATCG GCATCGACTTTAAAGTAAAAACCATTGAAGTGGAtggaaagaaagtgaaactaCAAGTCTG GGACACAGCAGGGCAGGAGAGGTTCAAGACCATTACGACAGCCTACTACAGAGGAGCCATG GGCATCATCCTGGTGTACGACATTACAGATGAGAAGTCCTTCGAAAACATTCAGAACTGGATGAAGAGCATCAAAGAA CTTTTTATCCGGCAAGAAGACTTAATG AATGCATCAGCTGGGGTCAGTCGAATGTTACTAGGTAATAAGTGCGACATTGAAGCAAAGCGGAAAGTTTCCaaggagacaggagaaaag TTGGCAAAAGATCATGGCATCAGATTCTTTGAGACCAGTGCAAAGTCCAGCATTAACGTGGAGGAG tcttttctgtctttggcACGAGACATACTACAGAAATCCAGCAAGAAAACA GGCCCCACAGGTCGAGAGGTGAAAATCACGAGCAGTACAGAGAAAAAATCCTCCAAATGTGTTCTTCTCTAG
- the rps27.2 gene encoding 40S ribosomal protein S27.2: MPLAKDLLHPSPEEEKRRHKKKRLVQCPNSYFMDVKCPGCYKITTVFSHAQTVVLCVGCSTVLCQPTGGKARLTEGCSFRRKQH, from the exons ATGCCT CTTGCAAAGGATCTGTTGCACCCGAGCcctgaggaggaaaagaggagacacAAGAAAAAACGTCTTGTACAGTGTCCCAATTCCTATTTTATGGATGTCAAATGTCCAG GTTGCTACAAGATCACCACAGTGTTCAGTCACGCTCAGACTGTAGTGCTGTGTGTCGGCTGTTCCACAGTCCTCTGCCAGCCCACAGGAGGGAAAGCTCGCCTTACAGAAG GATGCTCATTCAGGAGGAAACAGCACTAG
- the rab13 gene encoding ras-related protein Rab-13 isoform X3 has product MAKKYDFLFKLLLIGDSGVGKTCLIIRLAEDNFNSTYISTIGIDFKVKTIEVDGKKVKLQVWDTAGQERFKTITTAYYRGAMGIILVYDITDEKSFENIQNWMKSIKENASAGVSRMLLGNKCDIEAKRKVSKETGEKSFLSLARDILQKSSKKTGPTGREVKITSSTEKKSSKCVLL; this is encoded by the exons ATGGCGAAAAAGtatgattttcttttcaaattgtTACTCATCGGGGACAGCGGAGTGGGCAAAACATGTCTGATCATTCGTTTAGCTGAGGACAATTTCAACTCCACATACATTTCCACCATCG GCATCGACTTTAAAGTAAAAACCATTGAAGTGGAtggaaagaaagtgaaactaCAAGTCTG GGACACAGCAGGGCAGGAGAGGTTCAAGACCATTACGACAGCCTACTACAGAGGAGCCATG GGCATCATCCTGGTGTACGACATTACAGATGAGAAGTCCTTCGAAAACATTCAGAACTGGATGAAGAGCATCAAAGAA AATGCATCAGCTGGGGTCAGTCGAATGTTACTAGGTAATAAGTGCGACATTGAAGCAAAGCGGAAAGTTTCCaaggagacaggagaaaag tcttttctgtctttggcACGAGACATACTACAGAAATCCAGCAAGAAAACA GGCCCCACAGGTCGAGAGGTGAAAATCACGAGCAGTACAGAGAAAAAATCCTCCAAATGTGTTCTTCTCTAG
- the rab13 gene encoding ras-related protein Rab-13 isoform X2 produces MAKKYDFLFKLLLIGDSGVGKTCLIIRLAEDNFNSTYISTIGIDFKVKTIEVDGKKVKLQVWDTAGQERFKTITTAYYRGAMGIILVYDITDEKSFENIQNWMKSIKENASAGVSRMLLGNKCDIEAKRKVSKETGEKLAKDHGIRFFETSAKSSINVEESFLSLARDILQKSSKKTGPTGREVKITSSTEKKSSKCVLL; encoded by the exons ATGGCGAAAAAGtatgattttcttttcaaattgtTACTCATCGGGGACAGCGGAGTGGGCAAAACATGTCTGATCATTCGTTTAGCTGAGGACAATTTCAACTCCACATACATTTCCACCATCG GCATCGACTTTAAAGTAAAAACCATTGAAGTGGAtggaaagaaagtgaaactaCAAGTCTG GGACACAGCAGGGCAGGAGAGGTTCAAGACCATTACGACAGCCTACTACAGAGGAGCCATG GGCATCATCCTGGTGTACGACATTACAGATGAGAAGTCCTTCGAAAACATTCAGAACTGGATGAAGAGCATCAAAGAA AATGCATCAGCTGGGGTCAGTCGAATGTTACTAGGTAATAAGTGCGACATTGAAGCAAAGCGGAAAGTTTCCaaggagacaggagaaaag TTGGCAAAAGATCATGGCATCAGATTCTTTGAGACCAGTGCAAAGTCCAGCATTAACGTGGAGGAG tcttttctgtctttggcACGAGACATACTACAGAAATCCAGCAAGAAAACA GGCCCCACAGGTCGAGAGGTGAAAATCACGAGCAGTACAGAGAAAAAATCCTCCAAATGTGTTCTTCTCTAG